ACCATCAATAGTCCAAGTTGTCATAGCTACGGGCCAGCTTACGACCATCATTGCACGTCCAGCAAGAGCAGGATTTACAATATTACAGCCAATACCGCCAAAGAATTGTTTGACTACTATTATTGCAAAAATACAACCTATTATTGCCTTCCAGTACTCCATTGTTGGAGGTAGATTATATGCAAGCAAAAGCCCAGTAACAGCAGCAGAAAAGTCATTGATAGTTATTTTTTGCTTTGCCAGCTTCTGCCAAACGAATTCTGAAAGATGACAAGTGATTACACAGACTAGCATTAGCACGAAAGCGCGCATACCAAAGAAATATACTCCGGCAAGCCCTGAAGGAACAAGAGCGGCAAGCACCCAAAGCATTACTGTTTGTGTGTCTTGTTCTGCATGAATGTGCGGTGAACTTGAAATTGTCAAA
This genomic window from Synergistaceae bacterium contains:
- a CDS encoding RnfABCDGE type electron transport complex subunit D, which encodes MEKLLTISSSPHIHAEQDTQTVMLWVLAALVPSGLAGVYFFGMRAFVLMLVCVITCHLSEFVWQKLAKQKITINDFSAAVTGLLLAYNLPPTMEYWKAIIGCIFAIIVVKQFFGGIGCNIVNPALAGRAMMVVSWPVAMTTWTIDG